The proteins below come from a single Rhizobium sp. BT04 genomic window:
- a CDS encoding glycosyltransferase family 2 protein, with product MNQQETFSQSSAGMAAGAAPLKIAVGVLTYRRLDGIAKLLDVMTRQIRHPARPFHLTMVVVDNDAAGSAKATVEGFGQTGAYDLIYVVEQNQGIPFARNRALDSAPPGTDLFCFLDDDEWPVDGWLDAMLETREKNRADCVYGPVQPVYPENPPEYFIKARVFERKKNMDGQRIGYAASNNVMFDYPLIRSWNLRFEEKMRFTGGTDYLFFNQAIRRGMQIFWADKALVHDIVPANRMTWKWVLQRQYRLGNTFAVSEVLHGNLRRRIYRAAYGATRVVLGLVMLPAILISPYWGMRALTHVLRGAGMVNGILGHAYQEYKPNAAL from the coding sequence GTGAACCAGCAAGAAACCTTCTCGCAGTCGTCCGCCGGCATGGCCGCGGGCGCCGCGCCGTTGAAGATCGCCGTCGGCGTGCTGACCTATCGGCGTCTGGACGGGATCGCCAAGCTGCTCGACGTCATGACGCGTCAGATCCGGCACCCGGCCCGCCCCTTTCATCTCACCATGGTGGTCGTGGACAACGATGCGGCCGGCAGCGCAAAGGCAACGGTGGAGGGCTTTGGCCAAACTGGCGCTTATGATCTGATCTACGTCGTCGAACAGAACCAGGGCATACCCTTTGCGCGCAACCGCGCGCTGGATTCAGCACCTCCCGGCACCGACCTTTTCTGCTTTCTCGACGATGACGAATGGCCGGTCGACGGCTGGCTGGACGCTATGCTGGAGACCCGCGAGAAAAACCGCGCCGATTGCGTCTACGGCCCGGTCCAGCCGGTCTATCCCGAAAACCCGCCGGAGTATTTCATCAAGGCCAGGGTATTCGAGCGCAAGAAGAACATGGACGGCCAGCGTATCGGTTATGCGGCTTCGAACAATGTCATGTTCGACTATCCGCTGATCCGCTCATGGAACCTTCGTTTTGAGGAGAAGATGCGCTTCACCGGCGGTACGGACTATCTCTTCTTCAATCAGGCCATCCGCCGCGGCATGCAGATTTTCTGGGCTGACAAGGCACTTGTCCATGACATCGTTCCTGCGAACCGGATGACCTGGAAATGGGTGTTGCAAAGACAGTACCGACTCGGCAATACCTTCGCAGTCAGCGAGGTTCTGCATGGCAACCTCAGGCGCCGGATTTATCGCGCCGCCTATGGCGCCACGAGAGTCGTGCTTGGACTGGTCATGCTGCCGGCGATCCTGATTTCACCCTATTGGGGCATGCGTGCCCTCACCCATGTTCTGCGCGGCGCCGGCATGGTCAACGGGATTCTCGGACATGCATACCAGGAATATAAGCCGAATGCGGCTCTCTGA
- a CDS encoding glucuronosyltransferase: MTEKKLKVLAASSGGGHWEQLMAMRGAFEGCDIVFATTIPGLLAKYDIRDGLVLPDCSRDSITMSIRCFCSAFSIVIRHRPDVIISTGAAPGLFCLLAGKLTGKRTIWIDSVANVEKLSLSGKLAGRIATLWLTQWQHLSRPDGPHYAGAVL, from the coding sequence ATGACTGAAAAAAAATTGAAGGTTCTCGCCGCCTCCTCGGGAGGTGGCCATTGGGAGCAGCTGATGGCCATGCGCGGCGCATTCGAGGGCTGCGATATCGTCTTTGCAACGACCATCCCGGGCCTGCTTGCCAAATATGACATTCGCGACGGTCTGGTGCTTCCCGATTGCAGCCGCGACTCGATTACCATGTCGATCCGGTGCTTTTGCAGCGCCTTCTCCATCGTCATCAGACACAGGCCTGACGTCATCATCTCCACCGGTGCCGCGCCCGGACTTTTTTGCCTGCTTGCCGGCAAATTGACGGGCAAGCGGACGATCTGGATCGATAGCGTCGCCAACGTCGAGAAGCTGTCCCTGTCGGGAAAATTGGCTGGCCGTATCGCGACGCTCTGGCTTACGCAATGGCAACATTTGTCGCGGCCGGATGGTCCCCACTACGCAGGAGCTGTGCTTTGA
- a CDS encoding glycosyltransferase, with translation MILVTVGTQLPFDRLVKAVDTFAKELSKPVLAQIGKGTYTPQNMKWIKNIEPADFDKVFFDASVIVSHAGIGTVLTAKRFGKPIILVPRQASLGEHRNDHQLATVGQLAGRPGIYVAHTDEDLRNYLLEDLDSPSHEDPSEVGRTSLVKYLKGYLATV, from the coding sequence TTGATCCTTGTCACCGTCGGAACGCAGCTGCCGTTTGATCGCCTCGTCAAGGCTGTCGACACCTTCGCAAAGGAATTGTCCAAGCCGGTTCTGGCGCAGATCGGCAAGGGCACCTACACGCCCCAGAATATGAAATGGATCAAAAATATCGAGCCCGCGGACTTCGATAAGGTCTTTTTCGATGCAAGCGTTATCGTCTCTCATGCGGGAATTGGCACGGTGCTGACGGCGAAACGGTTTGGAAAACCGATCATTCTCGTTCCCCGGCAGGCGTCTCTTGGCGAGCATCGAAACGACCATCAGCTCGCCACGGTAGGCCAGCTCGCCGGCCGGCCCGGCATCTATGTCGCGCATACCGACGAGGATCTCAGAAACTATCTTCTCGAAGATCTGGACAGTCCCTCGCACGAGGACCCGTCTGAGGTTGGACGGACTTCGCTGGTCAAATACCTCAAAGGCTATCTCGCGACAGTCTGA
- a CDS encoding SGNH/GDSL hydrolase family protein: MIGLRLRRAVPRVRRPAYGLVLYFTCFAMFSVTRNSYAEGLPPLKIVAFGTSLTARGGWQPSLETGLAACLQRPVKVESVAKSGETSLWALTQVDRVVAGQPDIVLIELYANDAALQRFVSLAQSRKNIGDILDQLRQRLPRARIIVMAMNPFSGLRGLIRPFVGSYVSAHQAEAQERGLEFVDHQPNWQRLTPGALAAAIPDGAHPLPDIASKIIVPELVKHIAGDNCKE; encoded by the coding sequence ATGATAGGTTTGCGGCTCCGGCGAGCGGTGCCAAGGGTGAGACGACCGGCCTATGGGCTGGTTTTGTATTTTACCTGTTTCGCGATGTTTTCAGTGACCAGGAACAGTTATGCCGAGGGCCTTCCGCCGTTGAAAATAGTGGCTTTCGGTACATCCTTGACGGCCCGCGGGGGATGGCAGCCGTCTCTGGAGACGGGGCTTGCAGCCTGCCTGCAAAGACCGGTGAAAGTTGAAAGCGTTGCAAAGAGCGGCGAGACGTCGCTATGGGCTCTTACCCAGGTTGATCGCGTCGTTGCCGGGCAGCCGGATATCGTTCTGATCGAGCTTTACGCCAACGATGCAGCATTGCAGCGGTTCGTGTCGCTTGCGCAAAGCCGGAAGAATATCGGCGACATCCTCGACCAGCTTCGGCAGCGCCTGCCGCGAGCGCGGATCATCGTCATGGCGATGAATCCGTTTTCGGGACTGCGTGGACTGATCCGTCCCTTTGTCGGCAGCTACGTCTCGGCCCATCAGGCGGAGGCGCAGGAACGGGGTCTGGAGTTTGTCGACCACCAGCCCAACTGGCAGCGCCTGACGCCGGGGGCTCTGGCCGCGGCAATCCCTGATGGTGCCCATCCCCTGCCTGACATTGCTTCCAAAATCATCGTGCCGGAACTTGTCAAACATATTGCCGGCGACAATTGCAAAGAATGA
- a CDS encoding HlyD family type I secretion periplasmic adaptor subunit — protein MSKIISESKRSLNRHVAIVGVLSIALVCGIGGWAATTELSSAVIGEGVVVVNGDVKKIQHLTGGIVSELLVSENDHVSAGQVLIRLDGTSTRANLSIVESTLAQLYARRARLKAERIGADTFEVQENISDLTSSNTAARDLLDGERKLFDSRRSALIGMKSQLASRKDQLAEQVKGLVVQINATNDSLGLIEQELEGVDTLYKKGLVTLQRLNSLKRARADLQGNSGQEIAAKAEAEGKAIEIDRQSIQLDEDRRSEIAKDLTDVEAKIAENEERRGAAVDQLRRLDITAPLSGRVHELAVHTVNGVIDPGQTLMLVVPENDDLTVEAKVATRDIDQVHVGQFVDVRFSAFDQRTTPDVRGEITSIAPDIVKDERTGISYYPLRVKPEAASIAKLKSIKLYPGMPAEVFIKIGDRTVISYLTKPLTDQMQHVFREE, from the coding sequence GTGAGCAAGATCATCAGCGAATCGAAACGTTCCCTCAATCGTCATGTCGCTATTGTCGGCGTGTTGTCGATAGCTCTCGTGTGCGGCATTGGCGGTTGGGCCGCAACGACGGAGCTTTCGAGCGCTGTCATCGGCGAAGGCGTGGTCGTCGTCAACGGCGATGTCAAGAAGATCCAGCACCTGACCGGCGGCATCGTGTCGGAACTTCTTGTCTCCGAAAATGACCACGTGTCGGCCGGGCAGGTCCTGATACGCCTCGATGGAACGTCGACGAGAGCAAACCTTTCGATCGTCGAAAGCACGCTCGCCCAGCTCTATGCGCGCCGCGCCCGTCTCAAGGCGGAACGGATCGGCGCCGATACGTTTGAGGTCCAGGAAAACATCAGCGATCTGACATCATCCAACACGGCCGCGCGGGATCTTCTCGATGGCGAGCGGAAACTGTTCGACAGTCGCAGGTCGGCGCTGATCGGAATGAAGAGCCAGTTGGCGTCACGCAAGGATCAGTTGGCCGAGCAGGTCAAGGGATTGGTCGTTCAGATCAATGCCACCAACGATTCGCTCGGCCTGATCGAACAGGAGCTTGAAGGTGTCGACACTCTCTACAAGAAGGGGCTCGTCACACTTCAGCGCCTGAATTCGCTCAAACGCGCGCGCGCCGATCTCCAGGGTAACAGTGGCCAGGAAATCGCCGCAAAAGCGGAAGCCGAAGGTAAGGCGATCGAGATTGATCGTCAGTCAATCCAGCTGGATGAGGATCGTCGTTCGGAGATCGCAAAGGACCTGACCGACGTCGAGGCGAAGATCGCCGAAAATGAAGAGCGCCGTGGGGCCGCGGTCGATCAACTCCGCCGTCTCGATATTACCGCGCCGCTGAGCGGGCGAGTTCACGAACTTGCCGTTCACACGGTCAATGGCGTCATTGATCCTGGCCAGACGCTGATGCTCGTCGTTCCCGAAAATGACGACCTTACGGTTGAGGCGAAAGTCGCTACTCGCGATATCGATCAGGTTCACGTCGGCCAATTCGTCGATGTGCGATTCAGCGCCTTTGATCAGCGCACGACGCCTGATGTGCGCGGTGAGATCACCTCCATTGCGCCTGATATCGTCAAGGATGAACGCACCGGCATCAGCTACTATCCCCTTCGCGTCAAGCCGGAGGCTGCGAGCATCGCCAAGCTGAAGTCAATAAAGCTCTATCCCGGCATGCCGGCCGAAGTCTTTATCAAGATCGGCGACAGGACCGTTATCTCCTATCTCACCAAGCCGCTGACCGATCAGATGCAGCACGTATTTCGTGAGGAGTGA
- a CDS encoding type I secretion system permease/ATPase, translating into MFQSSAADVSEPSKALRKCKGGLVFIGIASALINILYLTSSFFMLEVYDRVIPAKSIPTLAALAILALALYAFQGAFEVLRSRMLVRVAGALDEMVNGRVFRALIKAPLKVKIGGDGLQPLRDFDQIRTFLSGMGPTAMFDLPWLPFYIVICFLFHPAIGYIAIGGSLVLAVLTFMTNQGTRTLSKRQSEAGNMRNAFAQTSIRNSEVIHAMGMAGTMAEIWERKNGEYRTINRQASDVGNGYATLSKIFRIALQSGTLATGAILVIQGQASSGIIIAGSILTSRALAPVEAAIGNWRGFVSAQQSWARLANLLKAIPEIPAPLALAAPSKQVTVEGLASGPPAGQRLVISDVSFGLRAGSALGVIGYSASGKSSLARAMMGIWPTVRGSIRLDGAALDQWDGDALGRHIGYLPQDVELFSGTVAQNICRFAKEMSPEAVVAAAKAARVHDLILRLPNGYETEIGEGGAALSAGQRQRIALARALYGEPFLVVLDEPNSNLDEEGERALSAAIMSVRARGGIVVVIAHRSGVLAVCDFVLMMQDGRMIAFGPKEEVLARVSRPEAARTPIAERVAQLKVVVDGVNAAE; encoded by the coding sequence GTGTTTCAGAGTTCAGCAGCTGATGTCAGTGAGCCATCTAAAGCCTTGCGAAAATGCAAGGGAGGTCTTGTCTTCATTGGCATAGCCAGCGCGCTCATCAATATCCTTTATCTCACAAGTTCGTTTTTTATGCTTGAGGTGTATGACCGCGTCATTCCCGCCAAAAGCATACCGACGCTGGCTGCTTTGGCAATACTTGCGTTAGCCCTTTACGCCTTTCAGGGCGCGTTCGAAGTTCTCAGGAGCAGAATGCTCGTGCGCGTTGCCGGTGCGCTCGACGAGATGGTGAATGGACGGGTGTTCCGGGCGCTCATCAAGGCGCCGTTGAAGGTCAAGATCGGTGGGGACGGGCTGCAGCCGCTGCGCGACTTCGACCAGATCAGAACCTTCCTGTCCGGCATGGGTCCGACGGCGATGTTCGATCTGCCCTGGCTTCCCTTCTATATCGTGATCTGCTTCCTGTTTCACCCAGCGATCGGATATATCGCGATCGGTGGATCGCTGGTTCTCGCCGTCCTGACGTTCATGACCAACCAGGGAACGCGAACGCTCTCAAAACGGCAATCCGAAGCCGGCAATATGCGAAATGCCTTTGCGCAGACCTCGATCCGCAACTCCGAGGTCATCCACGCCATGGGCATGGCGGGCACCATGGCGGAAATCTGGGAACGCAAGAACGGGGAATACCGGACCATCAACCGGCAAGCATCGGATGTCGGGAACGGATATGCGACGCTGTCGAAGATTTTCCGTATTGCCCTGCAATCCGGAACGCTTGCGACCGGTGCGATCCTGGTCATTCAAGGGCAGGCCTCCTCAGGCATTATCATCGCCGGTTCGATTCTGACGTCTCGCGCCCTGGCGCCTGTGGAAGCCGCGATCGGAAATTGGCGCGGTTTCGTTTCCGCCCAGCAAAGCTGGGCGCGGCTTGCGAATCTGTTGAAAGCCATTCCGGAAATCCCGGCGCCGCTCGCGCTTGCGGCGCCCTCCAAGCAGGTGACGGTCGAGGGGCTGGCAAGCGGACCGCCGGCGGGCCAACGCCTGGTCATTTCCGATGTCAGCTTCGGCTTAAGAGCAGGAAGCGCACTCGGGGTCATCGGTTACAGTGCCTCAGGCAAGTCGTCGCTGGCGCGGGCGATGATGGGTATCTGGCCGACCGTCAGGGGATCCATTCGCCTCGATGGCGCAGCACTCGACCAGTGGGATGGCGACGCGCTTGGCCGGCACATCGGTTATCTGCCGCAGGACGTGGAGCTTTTCTCTGGGACCGTTGCGCAGAATATCTGCCGTTTCGCGAAGGAGATGTCGCCTGAGGCGGTGGTTGCCGCGGCGAAGGCGGCGCGTGTTCACGATCTCATTCTTCGTCTGCCGAACGGCTACGAAACCGAAATCGGCGAAGGCGGTGCAGCGCTTTCCGCCGGCCAGAGACAGCGTATCGCGCTTGCAAGAGCGCTTTACGGCGAACCATTCCTCGTGGTGCTCGACGAACCGAACTCCAATCTCGATGAAGAAGGCGAGCGGGCGCTGAGTGCCGCGATCATGAGCGTGCGCGCACGCGGCGGCATCGTCGTCGTCATCGCCCATCGATCCGGCGTTCTGGCAGTGTGCGACTTCGTGCTGATGATGCAGGACGGCCGGATGATCGCGTTCGGTCCCAAGGAGGAAGTTCTGGCACGGGTCAGCCGACCGGAAGCGGCGCGTACGCCGATTGCAGAGCGCGTGGCTCAGCTCAAAGTCGTCGTCGACGGCGTGAATGCGGCCGAATAG
- a CDS encoding right-handed parallel beta-helix repeat-containing protein — protein sequence MTVYYVNSATGSDHNNGTGENSAFATLSAVESLKLNPGDSLLLAAGSVFNEQFDLKYSGSITAPITIGSYGIGDAPVIHSSNDGIHGSKASNIVIENIKIADTGANAIYAGNVSNWTVRNVEVTNTGLSGKAGSVSFQSSQNITIENSTLTGVHADGIWMDKVNGVTLINNSVTNSQGAAADAIQLNNSSNILVKDNHLEQTETNSAKGVLVLVQAVNAMVEGNTLVGGGFGLSAQAGTNISIHDNDISGFGGYKWSYGIGLGDQGDAKDYDISGNYIHDGVWGVSISAAGYPDYVRSNIDIHDNVFDDLSSSALKVDRAASGSFHDNIVDSLVSTLTMPAVIAVANTFSVSDNETLEQARAELDSAAGTNGNTSSSSEQTPATPSAEPHVDVPAQPQTSTPTPVIETPTAPAAVAAKIVAVHDSLKISADTGSAYHGNLLENDSAANGIVLLRRFGDSAVDKHGLTLTGKYGVIHVESDGDYTYTVDAAKIAGLSGKVTESFQYKISDGASHIDTDSLSVGINVDAFHNSHTWH from the coding sequence ATGACCGTCTATTACGTGAATTCAGCGACAGGGTCCGACCACAATAACGGAACCGGCGAGAATTCCGCTTTTGCGACTTTGTCCGCAGTCGAATCCTTGAAGCTGAATCCCGGCGACAGCCTGCTCCTTGCTGCCGGAAGCGTGTTCAACGAACAGTTCGACCTGAAATATTCAGGCAGCATTACCGCTCCGATTACGATCGGCAGCTATGGTATCGGCGATGCACCGGTCATTCACAGCAGCAATGACGGTATTCACGGTTCCAAGGCTTCGAATATCGTCATCGAGAACATCAAGATCGCCGACACCGGGGCCAACGCGATATATGCGGGGAATGTGTCGAACTGGACGGTGCGCAACGTCGAGGTGACAAATACGGGCCTTTCCGGAAAGGCCGGTTCAGTCAGCTTCCAAAGCAGCCAGAACATCACGATTGAGAACAGCACGCTGACCGGTGTGCATGCCGACGGCATTTGGATGGACAAGGTCAACGGCGTCACCCTGATCAACAATAGCGTGACCAACAGCCAGGGCGCAGCAGCGGACGCCATCCAACTCAACAACAGCAGCAATATCCTGGTCAAGGACAATCATCTGGAGCAGACGGAAACCAACAGCGCCAAGGGTGTCCTCGTGCTGGTCCAGGCCGTAAATGCTATGGTCGAGGGCAACACGCTGGTCGGCGGCGGCTTTGGGTTAAGTGCTCAGGCGGGCACGAATATCTCCATCCACGACAACGATATCTCCGGATTTGGTGGCTACAAATGGTCCTACGGCATCGGACTTGGTGATCAGGGCGATGCGAAGGACTACGACATCAGCGGAAACTATATTCACGACGGTGTGTGGGGCGTATCGATCAGCGCGGCGGGTTATCCAGACTATGTTCGCTCAAATATCGATATCCATGACAATGTCTTTGATGATCTATCCTCTTCCGCGCTGAAGGTCGACAGAGCTGCATCGGGCTCTTTCCACGACAATATAGTAGACAGCCTAGTGTCGACGTTGACGATGCCTGCCGTTATTGCCGTCGCGAACACGTTCTCCGTCAGCGACAATGAGACGCTCGAACAAGCCCGGGCCGAGCTCGACAGTGCTGCCGGCACGAATGGCAATACCTCATCGAGCAGTGAACAGACGCCAGCCACTCCAAGTGCCGAGCCGCATGTGGACGTGCCGGCGCAGCCGCAGACGAGCACGCCGACGCCGGTAATCGAAACGCCAACGGCACCTGCTGCCGTCGCTGCTAAAATTGTCGCAGTGCATGACAGTCTGAAGATCTCGGCCGACACCGGCAGCGCCTATCACGGCAATCTCCTTGAAAATGATAGTGCGGCCAATGGGATCGTGCTGCTTCGTCGCTTCGGTGATAGTGCGGTGGATAAACACGGTCTGACGCTGACCGGAAAATACGGTGTCATCCATGTGGAGAGCGACGGCGACTACACCTACACGGTTGATGCGGCGAAAATCGCCGGCCTTAGCGGAAAGGTCACTGAGTCCTTCCAGTACAAGATCTCCGATGGCGCTTCGCACATCGATACGGACAGCTTGAGCGTCGGCATCAATGTGGATGCATTCCATAACAGCCACACATGGCACTGA
- a CDS encoding Ig-like domain-containing protein, whose protein sequence is MAIHATDDTATFLETDAISGNLLSNDSSDNGHLFLRAFDQQSVGAKQGNSQITEIQGDYGTFFVKPDGSYTYVLSDAAKVGFTNGELLQEKVSYKISDGSGHTDVGLFTLNIQGVTQVKPIAVDDHYSFTEGNPIGGNALDNDIPGDNGHLFLRQFGTTNVNGNPSATTDVAGTYGTFHVKSDGSFTYDLAADIAPGDHVTETIQYYKISDGQGHTDVGVLTLNITGTDFDSSPSV, encoded by the coding sequence ATGGCAATTCATGCAACCGACGATACTGCAACATTTCTGGAAACCGACGCCATCTCGGGAAATCTGCTTTCTAACGATTCATCCGACAACGGCCACCTATTCCTGCGCGCCTTCGACCAACAGAGCGTTGGCGCCAAGCAAGGCAACAGCCAGATCACCGAAATCCAGGGCGACTACGGCACCTTCTTCGTCAAGCCGGACGGCAGCTACACCTATGTTCTGAGCGACGCCGCCAAGGTCGGCTTCACCAATGGCGAGTTGCTTCAGGAGAAAGTCTCCTACAAGATCTCCGACGGTAGCGGTCATACCGACGTCGGCCTGTTCACCCTGAATATTCAGGGCGTAACCCAGGTCAAGCCGATCGCTGTCGACGACCATTACAGCTTCACCGAAGGCAACCCCATCGGCGGCAACGCTCTGGATAACGACATTCCCGGCGACAACGGTCATCTCTTCCTCCGTCAGTTCGGCACCACGAACGTAAACGGCAATCCGAGCGCAACGACCGACGTCGCCGGCACCTATGGCACGTTCCATGTCAAGTCGGACGGCTCATTCACCTATGATCTGGCAGCAGATATCGCCCCAGGCGATCACGTCACGGAAACCATCCAGTACTACAAGATTTCGGACGGCCAAGGTCACACGGATGTCGGCGTTCTGACGCTCAATATCACAGGCACGGATTTTGACTCCAGCCCGAGCGTCTGA
- a CDS encoding polysaccharide biosynthesis tyrosine autokinase, with the protein MLSPDKLTPRIDPSRDTGNEADFIDFDKLIAIARRQWRMVAVCAFVFAILGIVYVLTSVPVYTADTSVLIDRSDSQVINQLAAFGQMDDDEGTVLSQVELLKSDTIAYAVVDKLKLVDDPVFNAQQNSLFSVATLKSLVNFKSWFADDAAVAPDPEMRRRNAAETVAGNIDVERVGKSYVLDVSYTSQSPDMARQIAAAIADVYMVDKLNSKYEATRRAGQWLQERIEELRQQALDTDLAVQKFRSEHGLVEAGSGTLISDQQLSEINTQLINAQAETAKAEAKYARVKSIIDAKQTDAIVTDVLDSSISNDLRKKYLEASKLETEIEARLGPDHVQAVRLRAEMEEYKRLMFDELNRIAESYQSELQVAKSRENSLRDSVTQATGVAASAGETQVQLRELERTRDTYKNLYQSFLTRYQEAIQQQSFPITAARIITTAETPTKPSAPKRALVVAFAMFLGCAVGSGIGAFREFRDRFFRTGDDVREVLDVESLGVMPLVENNVDDPTLVDPSNPRSIARGGKTTTYVEEHPLSAFAETLRSAKIAIDLSAADQRCKVIGVVSSLPGEGKSTTSINFAKLLAMQGARCLLIDGDMRNPGATRAIGRHAEAGLLEAIVDGRPLKDLILLDPRTKLAFLPTVARYRVPHSSELLASRGMDQLLETARQSFDYIIVDLPPLAPVVDARAINSKLDAVVFVIEWGKTSRKVVQSTLLSEPELYAKCVGAVLTKVDPSQMKLYRTFGSSEYYYKRYSRYYTES; encoded by the coding sequence TTGCTATCGCCAGATAAACTTACGCCACGTATCGACCCCTCCCGCGATACGGGAAACGAAGCTGACTTCATCGATTTCGACAAGCTCATCGCGATTGCCCGCCGACAGTGGCGGATGGTCGCGGTGTGCGCTTTCGTCTTCGCCATTCTCGGCATTGTGTATGTCCTGACTTCGGTGCCGGTCTATACCGCCGATACGAGCGTGCTGATCGATCGCAGCGATAGTCAGGTGATCAACCAACTGGCCGCTTTCGGCCAGATGGACGATGACGAGGGCACTGTCCTCAGTCAGGTCGAGCTGTTGAAGTCCGACACGATCGCCTATGCTGTTGTCGACAAGCTGAAACTCGTCGACGATCCGGTGTTTAATGCACAACAGAATTCGCTGTTTTCAGTCGCGACGCTGAAATCTCTGGTGAATTTCAAATCATGGTTTGCCGATGACGCGGCCGTCGCACCCGATCCGGAAATGAGACGGCGAAACGCTGCCGAAACCGTCGCAGGCAATATCGATGTCGAACGCGTCGGCAAATCCTATGTTCTCGACGTCAGTTATACCTCGCAGTCGCCCGACATGGCGCGCCAAATCGCGGCCGCGATTGCGGACGTCTATATGGTCGACAAGCTCAATTCCAAATACGAGGCGACCCGCCGAGCCGGCCAATGGCTTCAGGAGCGTATCGAGGAACTGCGCCAGCAGGCGCTGGACACCGACCTTGCGGTTCAGAAATTCCGCAGTGAGCATGGGCTGGTTGAAGCCGGCTCCGGTACGCTGATCAGTGACCAGCAGCTGTCCGAGATAAACACTCAATTGATCAACGCACAGGCCGAGACGGCGAAGGCCGAGGCAAAATATGCGCGCGTCAAGTCGATTATCGACGCCAAGCAGACCGATGCGATCGTCACAGATGTGTTGGACAGCTCCATTTCGAATGACCTGCGCAAGAAATATCTGGAGGCTTCCAAGCTCGAAACCGAAATCGAGGCACGGCTCGGCCCCGATCACGTCCAGGCGGTTCGGCTTCGTGCGGAAATGGAAGAATATAAGAGACTCATGTTCGATGAGTTGAACCGCATTGCCGAGAGCTACCAGAGCGAGCTGCAGGTGGCGAAATCGCGGGAAAATTCCTTGCGCGACAGCGTGACGCAGGCGACGGGCGTTGCCGCCAGCGCCGGCGAAACGCAGGTGCAGCTTCGTGAGCTTGAGCGCACGCGCGATACCTACAAGAATCTCTATCAGAGCTTCCTGACGCGTTACCAGGAAGCTATTCAGCAGCAGAGCTTTCCGATCACTGCCGCACGTATCATCACGACCGCGGAGACCCCGACGAAGCCGAGTGCTCCGAAGAGGGCCCTCGTCGTCGCTTTTGCGATGTTCCTCGGATGCGCAGTCGGAAGCGGTATAGGAGCCTTCCGCGAATTCCGGGATCGGTTCTTCCGCACCGGCGATGATGTCCGGGAGGTGCTTGATGTCGAGTCTCTCGGCGTCATGCCGCTGGTTGAAAATAACGTCGACGATCCAACGCTCGTTGATCCAAGCAATCCGCGAAGCATCGCCAGGGGCGGGAAGACGACGACCTATGTCGAGGAGCATCCGCTCTCGGCATTTGCCGAAACATTGCGAAGCGCCAAGATTGCCATCGACCTCAGTGCAGCCGATCAGCGCTGCAAGGTTATCGGCGTCGTGTCGAGCCTGCCAGGCGAGGGCAAGTCGACGACGTCCATCAATTTTGCCAAGCTTCTGGCAATGCAGGGAGCGCGTTGCCTGCTTATCGATGGCGACATGCGCAATCCCGGTGCCACCCGGGCGATCGGCCGCCATGCCGAGGCCGGCTTGCTCGAGGCGATCGTCGACGGCCGTCCGCTCAAGGATCTGATCCTTCTCGATCCCAGGACAAAGCTCGCATTCTTGCCGACGGTGGCGCGGTATCGTGTTCCGCATTCGTCGGAACTCCTGGCGTCACGCGGCATGGATCAGCTTCTTGAAACGGCGCGTCAAAGCTTCGATTATATTATCGTTGACCTGCCACCCCTAGCGCCGGTCGTCGATGCGCGCGCTATCAATTCGAAGCTCGATGCAGTGGTTTTCGTTATCGAGTGGGGAAAGACATCGCGCAAGGTCGTGCAGTCGACCTTGCTATCCGAGCCGGAACTCTATGCAAAATGCGTCGGTGCTGTCTTGACCAAGGTCGACCCGTCGCAGATGAAACTCTACCGGACATTCGGCTCGAGCGAGTATTATTATAAGCGATACTCGCGATACTATACTGAAAGCTGA